A genome region from Nocardia sp. NBC_00565 includes the following:
- the trpC gene encoding indole-3-glycerol phosphate synthase TrpC, with product MTVLDSILDGVRSDVAAREALLDFQAIKAAAAAAPSPLDARAALLEDGIGVIAEVKRASPSKGELADIPDPASLAKSYEDGGARIISVLTEGRRFHGSLDDLDAVRASVSIPILRKDFVVGPYQIHEARAHGADVILLIVAALEQDVLSSLIDRTESLGMTALVEVHTEEEADRALEAGASMIGVNARNLKTLEVDRDVFARIAPGLPTEVIRIAESGIRGTADLLAYAGAGADAVLVGEGLVTSGDPRAAVSELVTAGTHPSCPKPARRGR from the coding sequence ATGACGGTACTCGACTCGATTCTCGACGGGGTCCGCTCGGATGTCGCCGCTCGGGAAGCCCTCCTGGACTTCCAGGCGATCAAAGCGGCCGCCGCCGCGGCGCCCTCGCCGCTGGACGCCCGCGCCGCGCTCCTCGAAGACGGCATCGGCGTCATCGCCGAGGTCAAGCGCGCCAGCCCCTCCAAGGGCGAGCTCGCGGACATCCCGGACCCGGCGAGCCTGGCCAAGTCCTATGAGGACGGCGGCGCGCGCATCATCAGCGTGCTCACCGAGGGCCGCCGCTTCCACGGGTCGCTCGACGACCTGGACGCGGTCCGCGCCTCCGTGAGCATTCCGATCCTGCGCAAGGACTTCGTCGTCGGGCCCTACCAGATCCATGAGGCCCGCGCGCACGGCGCGGACGTCATTCTGCTCATCGTCGCGGCACTGGAACAGGACGTGCTGAGCTCGCTGATCGACCGCACCGAATCGCTCGGCATGACCGCGCTGGTGGAAGTGCACACCGAGGAAGAGGCCGACCGCGCGCTCGAAGCCGGTGCCTCCATGATCGGCGTGAACGCCCGCAATCTCAAGACCCTGGAAGTGGATCGGGACGTATTCGCGCGCATTGCGCCCGGCCTGCCCACCGAGGTCATCCGCATCGCCGAATCCGGCATCCGCGGCACCGCCGACCTGCTGGCCTACGCCGGTGCGGGTGCGGACGCCGTCCTGGTCGGCGAGGGCCTGGTCACCAGCGGTGATCCGCGTGCCGCCGTCTCCGAGCTGGTAACCGCGGGCACCCACCCGTCCTGCCCGAAGCCCGCGCGGCGGGGCCGGTGA
- the trpB gene encoding tryptophan synthase subunit beta, whose amino-acid sequence MSTVTTLPKASDGVHERSGHEPDLGGHFGVYGGRHVPEALMAVIEEVTAEYEKCRLDPAFLDELDRLQRDYTGRPSPIFECRRLAEHAGGARIILKREDLNHTGSHKINNVLGQALLAKRMGKTRVIAETGAGQHGVATATACALLGLECIVYMGAVDTARQALNVARMRLLGSEVISVTTGSQTLKDAINEALRDWVTNADATYYCFGTAAGPHPFPMMVRDFQRIVGMEARAQVQALIGRLPDAVTACVGGGSNAIGIFHPFIDDAGVRLIGYEAAGDGVETGRHAATFTGGTPGAFQGAYSYLLQDEDGQTIESHSISAGLDYPGVGPEHAYLKDIGRAEYRPITDVEAMDALLLLSRAEGIIPAIESAHAVAGALELGKELGKGAVILVNLSGRGDKDMDTAARWFGLFDDHADKESHQ is encoded by the coding sequence GTGAGCACGGTGACAACGTTGCCAAAGGCTTCGGACGGTGTGCACGAGCGCAGCGGTCACGAGCCCGATCTCGGCGGTCACTTCGGCGTCTACGGTGGTCGGCATGTGCCCGAGGCGCTGATGGCGGTGATCGAGGAGGTCACCGCCGAATACGAGAAGTGTCGCTTGGATCCGGCCTTCCTGGATGAACTGGACCGGCTGCAGCGTGACTACACCGGCCGCCCGTCGCCGATATTCGAATGCCGGCGGCTGGCCGAGCACGCCGGTGGCGCGCGCATCATCCTCAAGCGCGAGGACCTGAACCACACCGGTTCGCACAAGATCAACAATGTGCTGGGCCAGGCGCTGCTGGCCAAGCGCATGGGCAAGACCCGCGTGATCGCGGAGACCGGTGCGGGGCAGCACGGCGTCGCGACCGCGACCGCGTGCGCGCTGCTCGGTCTCGAGTGCATCGTCTATATGGGCGCTGTCGACACCGCGCGTCAGGCGCTGAACGTGGCCCGCATGCGGCTGCTCGGCTCCGAGGTGATCTCGGTGACCACGGGATCGCAGACGCTCAAGGACGCGATCAACGAGGCACTGCGCGACTGGGTCACCAATGCCGACGCCACCTACTACTGCTTCGGCACCGCCGCGGGTCCGCACCCGTTCCCGATGATGGTGCGCGATTTCCAGCGCATCGTCGGCATGGAGGCGCGCGCTCAGGTGCAGGCGCTCATCGGTCGGCTGCCCGATGCGGTCACCGCCTGCGTCGGTGGCGGCTCCAATGCCATCGGGATCTTCCACCCCTTCATCGACGATGCCGGCGTGCGGCTGATCGGTTACGAGGCGGCCGGTGACGGCGTCGAGACCGGAAGGCACGCGGCCACTTTCACCGGCGGCACACCCGGTGCGTTCCAGGGCGCGTACTCGTATCTGCTGCAGGACGAGGACGGCCAGACCATCGAATCGCATTCGATCTCGGCGGGTCTGGACTATCCGGGCGTCGGCCCCGAACACGCCTACCTCAAGGACATCGGTCGCGCCGAATACCGGCCGATCACCGATGTCGAGGCGATGGACGCGCTGTTGCTGCTGAGCCGTGCCGAGGGCATCATCCCGGCGATCGAGTCCGCGCACGCGGTGGCCGGTGCGCTCGAGCTCGGCAAGGAACTGGGCAAGGGCGCGGTCATCCTGGTGAACCT